One part of the Stigmatopora argus isolate UIUO_Sarg chromosome 8, RoL_Sarg_1.0, whole genome shotgun sequence genome encodes these proteins:
- the LOC144078430 gene encoding peptidyl-prolyl cis-trans isomerase FKBP3-like has product MSQEPVWEWTAEQLRSDELPKKELIKLLQDNAAHSFVNEHRHLGNIKNVGKKEQLFDTITSCLSAKLKAMETEEVTKQVQAVKIDEDQRSQGRSCG; this is encoded by the exons ATGAGCCAGGAGCCAGTTTGGGagtggactgcagagcagctcagaagtgacgaatTACCGAAGAAAGAACTGATAAAGCTcttacaggacaatgcagcacattcg ttcgtcaacgagcacagacatttgggaaacatcaagaatgtgggcAAAAAGGAGCAGCTTTTTGACACAataacgagctgtttgtcagcaaa GTTGAAGGCCATGGAGACAGAAGAGGTGACAAAGCAGGTGCAAGCTGTCAAAATCGatgaagaccaaagaagtcaaggcagaagttgtgggtga